In Chaetodon auriga isolate fChaAug3 chromosome 22, fChaAug3.hap1, whole genome shotgun sequence, the genomic window CTCCCCCACCGATCACTCCACCGCCAGGGCACATCATGGGTCAGATGCCGCCCTATATGAACCACCCGCACCCAGGACCTCCACCACAACACAGTGGCCCCCCTGTCAATGCCCCTCCACCTCATCATTATAACCCAAACTCCATGCAGCAGTTCCCTGAAGACCAGGGCACCCTCAGTCCCCCATTCAGCCAGCCAGGAGGGCTCAGTCCTGGAATGTGGCCTGCTCCAAGAGGGCCCCCTCCACCACGAATGCAGGGCCCTCCTCCCCAGGGCCAGATGCCTGGACCGCACCACCCAGATCAGGGCCGCTACCGGCCTTATTATCAGTAAACTGCCAACTGAATGAATGGGCAACAGTCTGTGTCATTCTGTTCCATACCACTTGTCTGATAATGTGATAGTAAACCTCAGGGTTACAGGATGTAGGACTTTCATTTTGATAAAACTGCCCCAAAGCAAATGTGTATGTGCTGCACATTTTAGTTAAGTGTACTGAACTTCCTGCTGAACATACAATAGACTTGGAGAAGTGCAGGAAtgtccccccttttttttttttaatagcgTATGGTTAATATTTCTGTATATATGTCAGCTGATTTCACCCATATGTACTGTTCATTGAAAGACACCAACTACGTCTCAATAAATTTTTAACAGAACATTTGCATCTCATCTTTGTTTGATATGACAACTGACGAAGGATAACCAGCTGCTTTGTTTGGTTTGGAGGTCATGAAGAGCAATAGGATTTTAACCTAATAATTTTGTCGGTTTCTTTGATACCTCGTGTACCCAAGTTGAGTTAGTAATTCTTCTCATGTGTCTGTCAGTTTGCTTTTCAGTGAACATCAAACTAATCCAAGATTAGTACTTAAAACTGCCCAGCATTCATGCTATCTGGTGTAGTAAATCTGAAAGGacgctgtgtttcctgtttatcAGGGATTAGCTGACACTTtggcagctgtttgtctttggaTCATTTTGTCACGTACACACTTTGGATGTTTGTCTAAAGGTTATTCCTTTAAATCCTTGCGCGACACGtcactttttccatctttttttttatcttagtCTGAACGTTTAGCTTGCATTCAGGTGTCAGGTGTCAAACCTGCCGATGGTGAGGGCTGGTTTTAACCATCTAGATGCCACACACTTGCAGATTTTCAAGATTCATTTGATTGACACAATGAACATGTTTAACACCCTTTGTTATAGCAAACGTTGCATTTATTCTTAAATGTTTTTATCAAAGAAACAGCATGAAAAAGTGACATTGCAGTAGAGTGTAACAACTCCTATGACAACAAAGACTGGATGTAAAAATCATAATGAACTTCAATAGACTTAAACCagaatttcaaagtaaaacaagtCTATTTAGCAGAAAAACTAAATTACAATATGTCTTGTGGTATGTGAGTACAGCAGATTAAAATAGTACACTATTTAACAGCAGTCGCATGTGGTCTGTGAGCGCATCTTCTTTTTGAAAGGATCCTCCAGGAGACAGTTGCTCTGTTAGAGATGTGTATCGCGtaactgcaaaaaataaaaagacaaatgattTTCAGAGTTGTAAAAGCTGTGATCAGACCATTGGTCCATTTATAGTTTGTTCTTGAGATATCTCCATGTGCCAGACATCTTTGACATACAAACAAACTCCTCACTTTGTTATCTGTGTTGTGCTTTGAGGTCAATGTGGCATGGAAAATTGATAATCAGAACAATTCATTCACTTATGCAAGACAAGAAGTCAAATGACAGTccttttaaaggtgttttttatGCAGTTACGACACAGTAGAGGCACACTGATGATGATCCTGTAGTGCCACCCTGAAGCTAAACCTGATATTTTTTAGCTCCATGATTCATTACACTTTTTTTCCATGGCCCATAATGAACAATGAGGCTTTGAAGGCCCAATAGAAGTgatttatgtatatttttgtcTTGTTAGGAATACAAAGCCTCCATACAGAAGCCTAGCACACAAAGAAGTATATATAGAAAGAGATTTCCTTACCACCCTGCCTTTGCTGTCTTCCTCCTTGTGTTTCTCAAGCACGTGCAGCATGGCGTCATGGAGGGTCAGGAAGAACATGGAGGTCTGGATCTCATTGTCGAAGAACATACAGCTGTGCAGCTTCTCCAGGATGTacactgtgaacacatgagAAGCATGTTATAGGTGCTCTCTGCACATGTCGCCACTGATGTTAGGATGTCGTGCTTTTAATGAAACTCACCATCACAAGAAACAATGTAAACATCCACATCAATGCGGATGAACTCTTTGAGGGCCTGTGGGGAAGACAGTGAGGTTTTAGGCCATATGAGAAATTCTTTATCATGTAAATCCCACATATGTAAGAAACTGTTAGTGTATAATGTATAAAATTACATATGATGAATCTGCCTATAGTCACCCAAACCCCACCAGCTGACAATCCAGTGACCGTTACAGTGTTGTCGCCACCACTGAACTGCAAAGAGGATGTTGCACCAAAGGATATTGCTAAAATCCAAAAACAATTGGTTTACAGAGGTTGATTGTATTTAAATGCGTCCTTTGGAGTTTTCATACCAAGTTCTCATTGCTGCGTTGCAGATGTTTGCTGCTAGTGCTGCCTCAAATCAGCTTTCTGATGGTAAACCGTAGAAGACTTTTattgggctttgggaaacatgtttggcatttttgaaGGTAAGACCTTTATAGTAATATCCTGTCAGCGACTGTCACTTTCTCAGCTTCACTGCCACTACCTTTTATTGAACTCTCTtatgtgtttgattttgtaCCGTTTTGAGTCCCTTCAGAGCAGAGATATCCAGGAAGGAGACGGCAGAGAAGTCCAGGATCAGGCTGTGGAGGTCCACTCTGGGAACACTGATGTTGGCAGGAAGCTCAGCGTTCCAGTCCAGCCGAAAAGGCAGATCTTTGACGTCAGAGGGCAGATCCAGCTCCTCCATTTTTATGTGAGACTCATCACCCATCTGGCTGAATAAATCCTTCAAGCCTTTCTGTTTGACACATGCAGGAGAGAAGGCGTAAAGCTTTTTGGAAGAACACTCTACAGCGCTCACTGGTGCAGTAGTTTCTAGTATATTTGAGGTCTCACCTCTGTATTGTCATCATTATTCCGCAAGAGTTTCTTGATTTTCCTGAGAGCCTTGTTCCTCTTCCTCAAAACCCTCAGAGGGTTAAATCCAACCTGGAACAGCCAAGTGTTGGCATTACTTTATTTGACATGTATTTTAGGTGAAAAGCAAAGCTGTAGCCCAGGAGAGAGTAGATGTGTCGCACATACAGCTTCTACGAGCTTGTCCTTGAAGAACTCGATATTGGCGAAGAAGATGGGCGAGGGTATCCTGAAGATTTTTACTCCTGCTGGCTCATCTATCTGAGAAGCGAAGCATCGTGATAAGGCAAAGGTGATTCAGATGGATGTGAGGACATGAACTGAAATTATTCAGCAGTGTTACtgtttatttgatttcatttaacAGACTGACGTACATTTAGGTAATCCTTGCGATCTCTGTAGAGGTCAGTCCCTGGGATGTTAGCCAAGACGGAACAGCGGGGGCTAGAAAACCATGGAGAGGGTTTTACATACATTTCAAAATTAGCACTGCTTTATGCTTTATGTTTATGTAGTTACCGTGCATCATATTTGGggtgttgatgctgtttttcatttacgACAGCATGGATGAATGGAAATCCATGATTATCTCatgatttcttttttgcagGCAGTTTGCATATTAAAAAACGAATTTCAGCTGTCATGAATCATCAGTATTCTTACAACTGAGTCCTGAAGATGACAGTGAGCAGCTCCACTCCCAAGCCCACCGCCAGACCAAGATCCAGTCCCAGCAGGGTGGCAGCCACACATGTTACCACCCACACCAACTGCAGAGAAACACCTGAGGTCAAACACAGACCGAGAGTAGACTGGGCCAAGAAAATAAGCAGGCACATACAGCACACCTTAGATTTGGTAGTGACCTATCAGACATTATGAAAACCTACACATTCTATTTTGTCCCTCCTCCACAAGTACGGGATTTCTCTGAACTGCATCAGCATGCCCTTCAAGTTGACGATGACCAAGGCACCCAGGACAGACTGGAGTGAAGTCAAATATCAAGAAAGTGTATAATAAAGAAAGCAAAATTTTAGACCAACAGATATACAATCACAACTGAGCTTTCTCCCATATATGAATtaacacaacagaagttgttAGATTACAGAGGTGCGTCTCACCTTGGGAAGCGGCTCCAGCAGGAAGCCAAGTGCCACGGTTACAATCATTGCCATCATGGCTGAGATCAAACCTGCAATCTGTATTTGTAAAAAAGTTAATGTTTCATTATGACATGCCAATGAAGGGAGAGCGTGTGATATAAACCAGATTATATTAGCCAGACATaacaaccctgattctaaaaatagctgtgacgctgtgtaaaacataaattttacagcgtcccaactgttttggaattgTAGTTGTGAAATAAACCTTTTTGGAGACAAAAGTATCCGTGTATAGTGAAAAAGTTTGTGACCCAGGAAACAGATGCTGTGTTTTCTGACCTGTGTTTTGCCTCCTGAGCTCTCTTGCACAGCCGTCCTGGAGAGTGCTGTGCTGGCTGCAAACGACCTGAAACTTGCACCAAATATGTTGCTAACCCCAAATGCAATGAGCTCCTGGGACGGaacagtaaaaaataaagttaGGGCTCCAGCAACAAAAGGTTACCTTTTGTTTTGACTGGAATGATTTGGTTGACCTTGAGCTAAAAGCAATTTTCAGTGTAACTTTATATCATCATAACCAAAATTATGAGTCTTATTCTCATACTTGCTTTGTATCAGTAACCAATTAACTCTTTTAATTGACAGTGTGAATATGCAGTATGTAACTCACCTGGTTCCCATCAATGGTGTAATCATGTTTGATAGCGTAGACTTTGGCCACAGAGAAACCAACAGCAAACCCCACTATGGCTATAGGAAAGGCCTCCACAGCACTCTCCTGGAACACTTCCATATTGGGAGCAAGGGGGGACTCATAGCTGAAAGATTATTGGGTTTAATTGTGCATTTAAAGGACCTGATGGAAAGTGGCTAACTATAGGTCATGTTATTTACTTAAACGACTTACCTGCTACAATtttcaggtacttgtactttacttttcacattaacaAGCTAAATGTCACATAAATGCCAGACTTGTGTGatacaaaaatgtcttttcttctttcctctcccgtTAATCATCTCATGATGCCTCAAATTTATCTCATGAACCTTTGGACAGTAATCAAAAATACTCAAAAAGAGCTCAACCTCAAGTAGCCGCAACTTtacctacagtacagtactgCTGAGACACTGAGGCGTCAGCATTACATTCTAATAACGTCATATGTAATATCACTCATTTTTCTTGCAGaacaacattaatattaatgtatttaaaataaaacttacatagcattgtttattttattgaagTAAGATTTTGCAGTACTTTAACATGATATGAAGCATGTTTACATTGTtttattgctacttttacttaagtaaagagTATTTGTTACACTAGTGGATCTAAATTACATGAAGAAACAGCAGTCAACTTGTTTTTTATGCTGCACGTGCAGAGCTTGAAACTTACCCACTAACCATTTTGCCAACAACGCCAACATTAAATCTCTCCCTGAAGTTGAAGCCATAGGACACCCCACAAGCTATGATAGTCTGCGTGAAAAGAATAGAGAGAGAGCTATGAGCACTGGCACAACTTGGCTTCCAAATCAACTTGTAAAGACCTTTTTTATTGCAAAAGTCACTTAAGTGTaggtgtaaataataacattaagGATCTCTGAATTCTATTTTGCTGCTCCACTTTCATCGTCCTGGTAGCGTTTATGTTGACTCAGTGTTACGCTGTCATGGCTTAcagggacacttgaatagaacagagccatgGCTAATGTCAGTGTCATTGCTTTtgaaaagcaaagtgaaaaaaggaGCATCTTCCTTGAGGATTTCTCTCACCACGAAAGCTTCTATGGGGATGGGAACAGGCAGCTTGGCTTTGTATATGTCGCTCAGCTCCTTCACGATGAAGACCACTATCATGATCAGTATGGACATCACCAGGTCACAGATGTTGGTGGAAGTGATTTGGACAAAGTTCTCCTCCAGGGTCTTTGCAAAAGAaagcacattttacagtttttgccaACTCATTTTCGAGAagacaaaatgtggaaacaaaTGCCATGATACTTTCTACATTAAAACATTAActtaattctttgtttttaaaggactgattggatttttttggatatgcttgtctactgtcttgccgtgAGTTAGAAGATAGATAGAAAACAGTTAAGTATATCTCCCCAAATGTAAACTAATACTAAGACAGGTCATTCTAGCCTCAAAATTGGCTGTAAAAGAACTTTCCACTGGTTCCAGCTAGTGACATTGTGCAGCTTTATCTACGTTCAgatcactttttcttctttgacctgtttgcatgtttaaagCTATAGTTTATGTCCTCTTTCCCTGCTCTTCCTTATTCTCCTTAGATtcaagattagattagattcagctttactgtcattgtcagagtgcagcacagaaacaacgaaatgcagtttagcatctaaccagaactgcaaatagtcataatatccaaaataaTAATGCAATTGGCATCACGTATAAACAGtatgtgcaggtagtgcaagtaattttTTTGAAACTATCAAACATGCGCAACAGGTAGCAAGTGGCATTGCAGTAAAAAGTAGTATAAAAATATAGGgtgtatataaaatataaagtgatTGTGCTGCCTGAATAATGAAAGTACTGGGTCTTTCTCTGCTTGCTCCAAATGTAAAACTGCAtagataatgataataatataacTTTCAGATGCATCCTGGACTTACATATATGATAGAGAGTGGACCACTGATGCCTGGGACTTCCAACCCTAACACAAACTTGAGCTGGGACACCAGGATgtggacagcagctgctgtggtgaaGCCAGACACCAGAGTATCGGACAGGTACACGACAATAAAGCCAACCTGCAGAATACCCATGGCAAGCTGCATGGGAcagaaaaatgaggagaaaagaagctTGCTTTAAAAGGCCTTCACAGAAAATATAGAATCCCTGGTATGGTGTGGAGACAGAGTCAGATCTACCTGGAAAATCCCCATGAGGAAGGTCAGAGAGGACGCCACCACGACTCTCTGCTGGTCCATTGTCAGACCCTCAAAGGCAGTGATGTTGGCCGCTGGTCCGCTGTCTGGGACCAGGCGGGTCACCACAGCTCCCACCATTAGACTGAGGACTGGGAAGGAGCCTGTATGAAGTGTGGAGGTGTGGGAGGACACAGTTAAGCCATATCACATCCAGTCTTATATCCTTGtgtcaaaataacaaaacatcCACAACTTTTCCAAACAGGCCACTTAACGCGATGTGCTTGATGACAGaaaaccagttttttttttttttttaccagtttGACATACCTACAGATAAGTGTCTTGAGGTACCAAGGAAGAAGTATGTCAGCACGGGGAAGAAAGCTGTGTAGAGGCCATAGCTCGGAGGCAGTGAGGCCAGCAGAGAGAAGGCCAGTCCTGAGGGAGaccacaacaaaacaacagagtGAAGACTTAGATAATAATGGATATCTTTCacactgaatatctttggaaAAACTAAAGTGAAAATCAACGTGTTTGCCTGCTGACATTTGCGCATTAGCATAaaatacaaagtacagctgacGCACATGGGGATGTTATTACAATTGTAGtttgcaggtgtttgttcataaaccaaagtattggacaaattcaaattttgacACTGAGAAAGACCTCAAGGAAAATAAAGGATCATCAAAATGAGTCTCTTTACCAAATTTCATGTCAGTCCATGCAATGGTTTTTAGGATATTTCAGAGACTGAATGTGTGACCATGACGCCAGTGTTGCTAAAAAAAATACCCAAAGTGTTCACAGATTATGGCATGAACttaattctttaaaaaacagaaaataatttcagtttttGGACCACAGAAAACTCAAGCCAAAAAGTTCCAATGGGAATCATATCCGAATGAATTCAGATTTAGGGCTTCTTTCAGATTACCAGGGTAATATCAAACAACTACATTACACATCAGCTGTCATGATTGAAAATACTTCTACAATACTAATAGCCAATATTCAGCCAAAATATCAGTCTAGTGCTTCTTGTTTTGACCAGTGCTAAGTGATACTATTTTTTACCAATACATGTGTCTCAATACACTTGTATGAGAAACATGTATTATCGTTCTCATAGTTCCTGTTGCTACTGCGGCTCTTTCATTTCACTGcgggggatcaataaagttttatcttatcttaagcCAAATTTCTCAAACGCAGCTTTTATTTACTGGCACAATGGCCACAATCTCTCCTTCAGGTTAGCCAATGGTGTTGGTTGCTGTTGATGCACCAACAATGATCAGACTTTGCAGCCACACACTCAGGctctctccactctgctcctCACCTTGCATAATGGCCACCATCCCGGTGCTGATCCCGGACACCACATCACCCAGCAGCCACTCTTTAACTCTGTAGATCCTCATCCAGCCAATGatgggaaggagggagagcacTGCATTCTTGGCACGTTTGGAGTCACAGCTGGATTTAAGTGACAGAAAAAGCTCTTGCACATTGTCTACTAATGTTTGGAACTTTAAAGAATTTTCCTCACACCCATTATCGCAATCAGACTGTTACTTTgcagaaaattaaaatcaatATTGTGAGTTATTAtatcaaatcaaacacagcGATCCTGATCTCCAGAGAACCAAGCTTTTCTTACGTCAGATAGTCTTTCACATGATCCTGGATGGTTTTGCGCAGCCTGAATACTTTCTCATGCTCTTCGGCAAAGCCGTCCTCAGAGTACACTGGTCTGTCCACCGTATATTTTTTCCTCAAAGTCGCCATCCTCACGCCTCAGATGTCTGAGGAATCCTATCCTAGTGCAATATGAGAGGTTCTGAAGATAGATCCCTTAATAACCTTTGCTCGTTTCTTCCTTGTGCACCGCTGTGAGTCTGTGTATCTAATCTGTGATCAGAGATCAATCTCATCCCTCTGTCAGTTTTGTCTTAACTCTGCTCAATCATTAACACAAGCAGCTTTATGATTCATTGTGTTTCTATGCCATTTTGttcccttttttgttttcttttctggtcAAGTTCAAACTGTGGGATGAGAGGGTTTTCTAAATATTGAGATTTTTGGGGGGGCTTGGTTAGTTTCAGTTTGAagtgttcattttctttgtatAGAAGTTTGGCTTAAAAATGATCTGCGAGAATcacatcttttcttctttctttccttctacCACCATAGTTTATCAGTGAGGAAAAATAGAATATGTTCCTCTTGTTGATTGATTCCATGATAGCTGAAAAGGCTGGTTGATACTTACAATACTGAAATCAAAGAAGGTACACTGTGTGATATTGGACAACATGACGTTCATCGGACTGGTGCAGCAGTTTAAGAGAAAGTCTGAGCCCAAGTCAGCCCATCTGGCCAAAGACAATATTCCAGTAGGTGCCATATGGATGAAAATCTGCTCACTTCTGATTGGAAAAATGTGTTGTCACATATTTAGATGCAACATCCCAGTGCCGAATATGCGAGCTGAATATGATGACAGTCTTTTAACagtaagcaaaaaaacaaattttaagatttttattttatttatttttttattattattattagaacaGTGTGCCAAAAAAGTTAATTGTCATGACAGTAATAATAACTTTACAACATGTAAAATATATTGCACCTAACATTTCTACAAATTcactatatacagtataaaaaaaagcaagaaattTGTTTTCTTACATTACAGTAAATACCGTATTTGTAAACTTAGATTGTCAGAAACAGTATCTTATTATTAATTACATCAGTGTATTGTACAGCATGATCTCTAAaagatttatttcttctttggtcttttttttggtgttttctccCAGAAATTATCGTCTCCTCACTGACGACTTAGAACTTGGTTTCTGGATCTGGAGCCTGTGTGAGAAGAAAGGGTTGTGTTTCAGTATTTGTCAAATCAGAAGCATGTGGAGCTGTGGAAAATGTGCTTtagcaaaatgaaaacatgaatcttGGAACTGTTTTAATGATTTCCGTCAAAGCCTAAGGCATCACATTTGAACAATGAGTATTTCAGGTCGTAAAGATGGCTAACTGGGGTGCATTTTgtagtttctgtgtgttcatcagAGGGCTTTGTCTCAGAAGAAACAACCgctaaatgaaatgaaacaaggaGATGAAAACCGTACACCTACATTTCTATCTCTGCTCCTCAAATGGCCTGCAGGGTGATGAACTGTGACTCTTGTTATAATCTGCAGAACAACACGAAGAGTTAAGTACATATTCACAGCACTAATATATGgaatttttttcctccaaaaatTGTAAGCCTTGTCTTCTTTACCCTGTCCAAGTCAGATTTCTCCTCTGTATACTCTGGATGCTTCTCCAGGATGTGCAGCATAGCGTCATGCACCGTCAGGAAGAACATCGATGGCTGAACTTCATCATCAAAGAAGCAGCAGTTGTGCAGTTTCTCCAGGATGTACTCTgcagatgaagagaagaagtTAGTCAAAGTACTTCATTCAGAGGTCTACAAAGAATTGGGAGGCAAAGAATCTGTCATGAAGTTGGATGCTTTAAAGAGAGATTGTGACTAAGTGGGCTATTATCGACTATAAAACCAGTCGGCTGGTACATAAAAATTTAAATTAGCAAATGCTGAACATTTGATTGCACAAAAACATGCTTGACAATGGGGCAGAAAGCATTTGAGGATACACAATCATTAAGTGAAGTGAATGCACAAGTTGCTAACCAAGGGCACGGTAAAAGAAGTAGAAAGTAGAAGAAGCTATTTTGCAAGTCCAAATTCCTGTTTCCCAATTCAGGCAaagtgctgctgctactgcgAACTTAATGCATGCACTTCACACAAAAAGCAAGCTCTTCTGGCCTTCTGGTgtctccattttttttgttacagtataaaataacagaaagacCTGACCTTGCTAAGCATATGTTCAAAGTAGTTGCTTGCTTCTGTAATATCAAATGATGGGTCTTGCTTTCATAGAGTCAGCTatatctttcatttttatttgaagaaGTCCTTCATAATAAAATCTGATGTTACAAATAATGATGTCATGATATGCAAAAACCCGCATTTACGCCACAGAGAGTGAAAAGCTTGCCACAGGTCTGTCTCAGTGACTCAGGACTTAAATCCTGTGGGTTCATACTTACGATCACAAGCCACAATGTAGACCTCAACCTCAACCCGGACCAGCTCTTTTATCGCCTGCGAAAG contains:
- the slc26a3.1 gene encoding solute carrier family 26 member 3; translation: MATLRKKYTVDRPVYSEDGFAEEHEKVFRLRKTIQDHVKDYLTCDSKRAKNAVLSLLPIIGWMRIYRVKEWLLGDVVSGISTGMVAIMQGLAFSLLASLPPSYGLYTAFFPVLTYFFLGTSRHLSVGSFPVLSLMVGAVVTRLVPDSGPAANITAFEGLTMDQQRVVVASSLTFLMGIFQLAMGILQVGFIVVYLSDTLVSGFTTAAAVHILVSQLKFVLGLEVPGISGPLSIIYTLEENFVQITSTNICDLVMSILIMIVVFIVKELSDIYKAKLPVPIPIEAFVTIIACGVSYGFNFRERFNVGVVGKMVSGYESPLAPNMEVFQESAVEAFPIAIVGFAVGFSVAKVYAIKHDYTIDGNQELIAFGVSNIFGASFRSFAASTALSRTAVQESSGGKTQIAGLISAMMAMIVTVALGFLLEPLPKSVLGALVIVNLKGMLMQFREIPYLWRRDKIECLVWVVTCVAATLLGLDLGLAVGLGVELLTVIFRTQFPRCSVLANIPGTDLYRDRKDYLNIDEPAGVKIFRIPSPIFFANIEFFKDKLVEAVGFNPLRVLRKRNKALRKIKKLLRNNDDNTEKGLKDLFSQMGDESHIKMEELDLPSDVKDLPFRLDWNAELPANISVPRVDLHSLILDFSAVSFLDISALKGLKTALKEFIRIDVDVYIVSCDVYILEKLHSCMFFDNEIQTSMFFLTLHDAMLHVLEKHKEEDSKGRVLRDTHL